A section of the Citrus sinensis cultivar Valencia sweet orange chromosome 8, DVS_A1.0, whole genome shotgun sequence genome encodes:
- the LOC127899307 gene encoding uncharacterized protein LOC127899307 — protein MVDVEKRYPTSENIVLALVVSARKLRPYFQAHTIAVVTNLPLRQILQKLDMSRRLLRWSLELSEFDIIFKPRSAIRAQAIADFIAEFANDSSGEGDPRYLLDTPSTDEGGQVWEIHVDGSSNSHGSGAGVIIIDPNKVKICYALQFGFKASNNEAEYKAIIAGLRMSKALGAKRVHVKSDSQLVVSQVTAQYQAKEENVKGYLGKTSELMSQFCEVKVERVPRLENSKADTLAKMTSLGVAQSAGPITTEHIPAPSVDLLEPLEVGSLSNEILWMEPIIRYLKDRDLPSDKSEARRLKYKAVRYCLIQDNLYRRGFTLPYLKCLGSDEVKYVMREIHEGICGNHWHKKLSVRGTTGLLCEKMPRIWYEAVTMPKVRQGTPPTPREANSYIFPLALHYVGSGPHWPVTYQEGASNICNRGELGIANRFATPTHPQSNGQVEAVNKIIKGILKKKLEERKRAWVDELPGVLWAYWTTQNTSTWETSFSLAFNVDAVIPVEIGVPSHRVEYFDEAENTSLIASNLDLVAVKRTRA, from the exons ATGGTTGATGTCGAAAAGAGGTACCCAACCTCTGAAAATATCGTTTTGGCATTGGTTGTCTCCGCACGGAAGCTTAGACCATATTTTCAAGCTCATACTATTGCAGTTGTCACCAACCTTCCCCTCCGGCAAATCCTCCAGAAGTTAGACATGTCCAGACGGCTTCTCCGATGGTCCCTCGAATTAAGCGAGTTCGACATCATTTTCAAGCCTCGTTCGGCGATTAGAGCCCAAGCCATCGCTGATTTCATTGCGGAATTTGCCAACGACTCAAGTGGTGAAGGTGATCCGAGGTACCTGTTGGATACCCCATCCACCGACGAAGGGGGACAGGTCTGGGAAATACATGTAGATGGTTCCTCTAACTCACACGGAAGTGGTGCGGGAGTTATTATAATTGACCCGAACAAGGTGAAAATATGCTACGCTTTGCAATTTGGATTCAAGGCTTCGAACAACGAAGCCGAATACAAGGCCATCATAGCGGGGTTGAGGATGTCGAAGGCTTTGGGAGCAAAGAGGGTACACGTCAAGAGCGACTCCCAGTTGGTGGTAAGCCAAGTTACCGCACAATATCAAGCGAAAGAGGAAAACGTGAAGGGGTACCTCGGAAAAACCAGCGAGCTGATGTCCCAATTTTGCGAGGTTAAGGTGGAAAGGGTACCCCGACTAGAGAACAGCAAAGCTGACACCCTGGCAAAAATGACGTCCCTTGGTGTAGCTCAGTCAGCTGGCCCCATCACGACAGAACACATACCCGCCCCCAGCGTTGATCTCCTAGAGCCGTTGGAAGTAGGATCACTGTCCAATGAGATACTTTGGATGGAGCCTATCATAAGGTACCTCAAGGACAGAGACCTCCCATCAGATAAAAGTGAAGCAAGAAGACTAAAGTATAAAGCCGTGCGGTATTGCCTGATCCAGGATAACCTATACAGAAGAGGGTTCACTCTTCCTTACCTTAAATGCTTGGGAAGCGACGAGGTCAAGTATGTCATGAGGGAGATACATGAGGGGATTTGTGGCAATCACTGGCACAAAAAGCTCTCTGTCAGGGGTACTACTGGCCTACTATGTGAGAAGATGCCAAGAATATGGTACGAAGCTGTGACAATGCCAAAGGTTCGCCAGGGTACCCCACCTACACCCAGAGAAGCTAACAGTTATATCTTCCCTTTGGCCCTTCACTATGTGGGGAGTGGACCTCATTGGCCCGTTACCTACCAGGAGGGGGCAAGCAATATATGCAATCGTGGCG AGCTGGGGATAGCCAACCGGTTTGCTACACCTACCCATCCCCAATCTAATGGGCAAGTCGAAGCCGTTAATAAGATTATCAAAGGTATCCTGAAGAAGAAgctagaagaaagaaagagagcaTGGGTAGACGAGCTACCTGGGGTTCTGTGGGCCTACTGGACTACTCAAAACACCTCCACCTGGGAGACCTCGTTTTCCCTCGCATTCAATGTTGACGCAGTGATTCCAGTGGAAATTGGGGTACCCTCTCACAGGGTTGAATACTTTGATGAGGCCGAGAACACCTCTTTGATTGCTTCAAACCTTGATTTGGTGGCTGTGAAAAGGACTAGAGCATAA